Below is a window of Desulfatiglans anilini DSM 4660 DNA.
ACCTCGAAGCAAGTCCCGCACCGGATGCACTTGTCCTGGTCGATCACATGGATCAGATTCTTCCCCCCGATGATCGCCTCGGCCGGGCAGCGCCTGAAGCACGTCATACACGCCTGGCACTTCTCCGGGTCGATGTAGTAGGAGGCCACGTCCCGGAACAGCTCCTCGATCTCCTCCCGGGTGTAGAACCCTTCGTACTCCGCCTTGTTCGTCAGACGGTGTTCGAGCTTCTCCCGCTTCACCACCTTGATGTAAGGAACCAGCTTCCGGACCGCATCGAGCTTCTCCTTCAACTCCGCAGGATCCAGCCCCTCCCCCTCGCCGATCGGGCCAAGCTCCTTGATCGTCCGGCTGAAATCCGTCATGTACTCCGCAAAGGGGATTCCGTCCCCGGCCGACATGAACTTGATCCGCAGCCGCTCCGGATTCAGCCCGATGTGCTCCATGATCCGCTTGCACAGCAGCACCATGCTCAACGTATGGTAGTTCCCGTGCGTGATATAGTTGCATTCGCCTAAATGACAGCCGCCTATGAACACTCCGTCCTGTCCGTTCGAGAAGGCTCTGAGCACAAACTCCAGATCCACCCTGCCCGAGCACATGACGCGAATCAGCCTGATCTCATTCGAATATTGTAGTCTGGAAACTCCAGCCATGTCTGCAGCGCCGTACGCTCACCAGTGGCATACAAACCCGAGCATCCTGGGCTTAAATTTGGCCCCTGCACTCATTCCTTCTCACCCCCTTCGCCGCTCATCCCGGCGTTGCCTG
It encodes the following:
- a CDS encoding hydrogenase iron-sulfur subunit; its protein translation is MSAGAKFKPRMLGFVCHWUAYGAADMAGVSRLQYSNEIRLIRVMCSGRVDLEFVLRAFSNGQDGVFIGGCHLGECNYITHGNYHTLSMVLLCKRIMEHIGLNPERLRIKFMSAGDGIPFAEYMTDFSRTIKELGPIGEGEGLDPAELKEKLDAVRKLVPYIKVVKREKLEHRLTNKAEYEGFYTREEIEELFRDVASYYIDPEKCQACMTCFRRCPAEAIIGGKNLIHVIDQDKCIRCGTCFEV